The following are from one region of the Sulfurimicrobium lacus genome:
- the leuC gene encoding 3-isopropylmalate dehydratase large subunit, translated as MIALTLYEKLWQSHVVHTEPDGTALLYIDRHLLHEVTSPQAFEGLRLAGRKPWRLSANLAVADHNVPTTDRKSGIADPVSRLQVDTLDQNCEAFGITEFKMNDVRQGIVHVIGPEQGATLPGMTVVCGDSHTSTHGAFAALAHGIGTSEVEHVLATQCLLQKKSKTMLVKVGGALAKGVTAKDIALAVIGRIGTAGGNGYAIEFAGTTIRALSMEGRMTLCNMAIEAGARAGMVAADDTTINYVKGRPFAPTGEQWDKAVAYWRTLHSDEGAHFDKLVEIDGSAIKPQVTWGTSPEMVATIDDCVPDPAREADPVKRGGMERALAYMGLQANTPIDQIAVDKVFIGSCTNSRIEDLRAAAAVAKGRHVAPNIKLALVVPGSGLVKKQAEQEGLDRIFREAGFEWRDPGCSMCLAMNADRLEPGERCASTSNRNFEGRQGPGGRTHLVSPEMAAAAAIAGHFTDVRKLGGR; from the coding sequence ATGATCGCACTAACGCTGTATGAGAAGTTGTGGCAGTCCCACGTGGTGCACACCGAACCGGATGGCACCGCGCTGCTTTATATCGACCGCCATCTGCTGCATGAGGTGACCAGTCCGCAGGCCTTCGAAGGTCTGCGCCTGGCGGGCCGCAAGCCGTGGCGCTTGTCCGCCAACCTCGCGGTGGCGGACCATAACGTTCCGACCACCGACCGCAAGAGCGGAATCGCCGACCCGGTTTCGCGTCTTCAGGTGGATACGCTCGACCAGAATTGCGAGGCATTCGGCATCACCGAATTCAAAATGAACGATGTGCGTCAGGGTATCGTCCACGTCATCGGCCCCGAGCAGGGCGCCACGCTGCCGGGCATGACCGTGGTGTGCGGCGATTCCCACACCAGTACCCATGGCGCTTTTGCGGCGCTGGCGCACGGCATCGGCACCTCCGAAGTGGAACACGTGCTGGCCACGCAATGCCTGCTGCAAAAGAAATCGAAGACCATGCTGGTCAAGGTGGGCGGCGCGCTCGCCAAGGGTGTGACGGCCAAGGACATCGCCCTGGCGGTGATCGGCAGGATCGGTACCGCCGGCGGCAACGGCTACGCCATCGAATTCGCCGGCACGACGATACGCGCGCTTTCCATGGAAGGCCGCATGACGCTGTGCAACATGGCGATCGAGGCCGGCGCCCGTGCCGGCATGGTGGCGGCGGACGACACCACCATCAATTACGTCAAGGGCCGTCCTTTCGCGCCCACGGGTGAGCAGTGGGACAAGGCCGTGGCTTACTGGCGCACATTGCACAGCGACGAAGGCGCCCACTTCGACAAGCTAGTGGAGATCGACGGCTCGGCGATCAAACCCCAGGTAACCTGGGGCACTTCGCCGGAAATGGTGGCGACGATAGACGATTGCGTGCCCGACCCTGCCCGCGAGGCCGACCCGGTCAAGCGGGGCGGCATGGAGCGGGCACTGGCCTACATGGGCTTGCAGGCCAATACGCCGATCGACCAGATTGCGGTGGACAAGGTCTTCATCGGTTCCTGCACTAATTCCCGCATTGAAGACTTGCGCGCTGCGGCGGCGGTCGCCAAGGGGCGGCATGTCGCTCCCAACATCAAGTTGGCGTTGGTGGTTCCTGGTTCCGGCTTGGTGAAGAAGCAGGCGGAGCAGGAAGGCCTGGACCGGATTTTCCGCGAGGCCGGTTTCGAATGGCGCGACCCGGGTTGTTCCATGTGTCTGGCGATGAATGCCGACCGCCTGGAGCCGGGCGAGCGCTGCGCTTCCACCTCCAACCGCAATTTCGAGGGGCGGCAGGGACCGGGTGGACGCACCCATCTGGTGAGCCCGGAAATGGCCGCGGCAGCCGCGATTGCAGGGCATTTCACGGATGTGCGTAAATTGGGCGGCCGGTGA
- a CDS encoding FimV/HubP family polar landmark protein yields MARAFKLKPWVYAGLLALSPLAADAAGLGKLTVTSALGQPLRAEIELVSVQKDELSSIAARLASADAFKEASIERSGALMDIKFNVDQKKDGSPVLKLSTVQPLNEPFLDMLIELNWAAGRLLREYTVLLDPPGYAAPQSVAPVAVSTVKSAVTAAPAPRQESSPIPSGKAAEAKPANAPTPATQTAAPEKQNGEIKSYGPVKKGETLNGIASQLKPEGYNLEQMLVALYQNNKNAFSGNNMNRLKAGQILRVPEEQQLASVNRSEASHEVKAHTSDWNAYRQKLAAAVTEAPAPKVEAPRQEAKGKITTAVEDKAALPAPSKDVLKVTKGEAPANAKDMQSLQSKVQSLQEETTAREKSLKEANDRIAALEKNIKEMQQLIELKNKNLADLQKQATAKPEPVAPPPPPPVAATVKPAEPVAKPAEPVTSPVEPPKPVVEKPAQPKPEVKPQAAPGLLDSITGNPLYLAGAVGALALLGGGALIAINRRRRKSLSSFEDSILTGGDLKANTVFGETAGGVVDTGDTSFLTDFSQAGLGTIDTNDVDPIAEAEVYMAYGRDAQAEEILKEAMVKDPNRHEIHLKLLEIYAARKNLIAFETLAGELYAAIGGQSSPLWDKVAEMGRALDPNNPLYGKQEGGRGVAESAAVAAVAAVAVDLAAPTQGLVEEEVEAAAPEEDLTSDLDFGLDEEPAAAAEVEEETHVTEAAPVEMPVAEPGEEEFGALEFDLGSFAEQPAAVSPVAEESTASEVEPEMEFDLGELTSLQTEVQPEVTLPPETETETEANQEIPAEEVGGMELDLDALMAPSEEVPATVSVAHTAEEELNLDFSLALPESEYAENIEAEATPAQEEESIVLESAPVQEEEAHLDFDFDLGEETKVVTPEEKMPAAMPELDLSGISLDMGEPTEVAAASLAPSGEELGDSTEAATKLDLARAYVEMGDTDGAREILEEVLKEGSAQQQGDAKQLLASLDA; encoded by the coding sequence ATGGCGCGCGCATTCAAATTAAAACCATGGGTATATGCAGGCTTGTTAGCGCTGTCCCCGCTGGCTGCCGACGCAGCTGGGCTGGGCAAGCTGACTGTCACATCTGCACTGGGACAACCTTTGCGGGCAGAGATCGAGCTGGTGTCGGTCCAGAAAGACGAGCTGAGTTCCATCGCGGCGCGCCTCGCCTCTGCCGATGCATTCAAGGAAGCCAGCATCGAGCGCAGCGGTGCGCTGATGGACATCAAATTCAATGTCGATCAGAAAAAAGACGGCTCCCCGGTTCTCAAGCTCTCAACCGTTCAGCCGCTCAACGAGCCCTTCCTGGATATGTTGATCGAACTCAACTGGGCGGCTGGCCGCCTGTTGCGCGAATACACCGTACTGCTTGATCCGCCAGGGTACGCCGCCCCCCAGTCGGTGGCACCGGTGGCTGTGTCTACCGTCAAGTCAGCCGTGACCGCAGCGCCAGCACCACGCCAGGAATCCAGTCCAATACCGAGCGGAAAAGCGGCGGAAGCCAAGCCTGCAAATGCGCCCACACCGGCTACCCAGACTGCAGCACCTGAAAAGCAAAATGGTGAAATCAAGAGTTACGGTCCGGTCAAAAAGGGTGAAACCCTCAATGGAATCGCATCCCAGTTGAAACCAGAGGGCTACAACCTCGAACAAATGCTGGTGGCTTTGTATCAAAACAACAAAAATGCTTTTTCCGGCAATAACATGAACCGGCTCAAAGCTGGTCAGATACTGCGTGTCCCCGAGGAGCAGCAGCTTGCTTCCGTCAACCGTTCAGAAGCTTCCCACGAAGTTAAAGCCCATACGTCCGACTGGAATGCATACCGCCAAAAACTTGCAGCCGCGGTAACCGAGGCGCCAGCCCCCAAAGTAGAGGCGCCCAGGCAGGAAGCCAAGGGCAAGATCACCACAGCGGTGGAGGATAAAGCTGCGCTTCCGGCTCCATCAAAGGATGTACTCAAGGTAACCAAGGGCGAAGCGCCAGCCAATGCCAAAGACATGCAATCCTTGCAAAGCAAGGTGCAGTCTCTGCAGGAAGAAACCACTGCGCGGGAAAAATCGCTCAAGGAAGCCAACGATCGCATTGCGGCGCTGGAAAAGAACATCAAGGAAATGCAGCAGCTCATCGAGCTGAAGAACAAAAACCTGGCGGACTTGCAGAAACAAGCCACAGCCAAGCCGGAACCGGTGGCGCCACCCCCGCCCCCGCCTGTCGCTGCAACGGTCAAGCCTGCAGAGCCCGTTGCCAAGCCTGCAGAGCCGGTAACATCGCCTGTCGAACCACCCAAGCCGGTCGTCGAAAAGCCGGCTCAACCCAAGCCCGAAGTCAAGCCTCAGGCTGCACCCGGCCTGCTGGACAGCATTACCGGCAATCCGCTCTATCTTGCCGGGGCTGTCGGCGCGCTGGCGTTGCTGGGCGGGGGGGCGCTTATCGCTATCAACCGCCGGCGCAGAAAGAGTTTGTCGAGCTTTGAGGACAGTATTCTTACGGGTGGCGACCTCAAGGCCAACACGGTATTCGGTGAGACCGCCGGTGGCGTTGTGGACACCGGTGACACATCTTTCCTGACAGATTTCAGCCAGGCCGGACTAGGCACAATCGACACCAATGATGTCGACCCGATCGCAGAGGCCGAGGTTTACATGGCTTATGGGCGCGATGCTCAGGCTGAAGAAATTCTCAAGGAGGCGATGGTCAAGGATCCCAATCGTCATGAAATCCATTTGAAGCTGCTGGAAATCTATGCCGCACGCAAAAACCTGATTGCTTTCGAAACGCTTGCTGGTGAACTGTACGCAGCCATCGGCGGCCAATCCAGTCCGCTGTGGGATAAAGTGGCGGAAATGGGACGTGCGCTGGACCCCAATAACCCCCTCTACGGTAAGCAGGAAGGCGGCAGAGGCGTGGCCGAATCTGCTGCGGTGGCTGCGGTTGCCGCGGTAGCCGTCGATCTGGCCGCACCGACCCAGGGTTTGGTCGAAGAAGAGGTCGAGGCAGCAGCACCCGAGGAGGATTTGACTTCGGATCTTGATTTTGGATTGGACGAGGAGCCTGCCGCAGCAGCAGAAGTAGAAGAAGAAACGCATGTGACAGAAGCGGCCCCCGTAGAAATGCCAGTGGCCGAGCCCGGCGAGGAGGAATTCGGTGCACTTGAGTTCGATCTGGGATCGTTTGCAGAACAGCCCGCAGCAGTTTCTCCTGTCGCTGAAGAGAGCACGGCAAGCGAGGTTGAACCCGAGATGGAGTTCGATCTCGGTGAATTGACATCGCTTCAAACAGAAGTTCAACCTGAAGTTACTTTGCCGCCAGAAACAGAAACAGAAACAGAAGCAAATCAAGAGATTCCTGCTGAAGAAGTCGGTGGTATGGAGCTTGATCTGGATGCCCTGATGGCGCCATCCGAAGAGGTGCCTGCGACGGTTTCGGTGGCTCACACGGCAGAAGAAGAACTCAATCTGGACTTCTCGCTGGCGTTGCCGGAGAGTGAGTACGCGGAGAACATCGAAGCTGAAGCCACACCGGCCCAGGAAGAGGAGTCAATCGTTCTCGAATCAGCACCTGTTCAGGAAGAAGAGGCTCATCTGGATTTCGACTTCGATCTGGGTGAAGAGACAAAAGTTGTCACTCCGGAAGAGAAAATGCCTGCGGCAATGCCGGAACTCGACTTGTCCGGTATCAGCCTGGACATGGGCGAGCCGACCGAAGTGGCGGCTGCCTCCTTGGCGCCTTCTGGAGAGGAACTGGGCGATTCGACAGAAGCTGCAACCAAGCTGGATCTGGCGCGCGCCTATGTTGAAATGGGCGATACCGATGGGGCGAGGGAGATTCTGGAAGAAGTGCTGAAGGAAGGTAGTGCCCAGCAGCAGGGCGATGCCAAGCAATTGCTGGCATCCCTAGACGCGTAA
- a CDS encoding type 1 glutamine amidotransferase: MKPVAIFRHARSEGPGYFATFLSERNIPWVLIKIDEGAHPPQDVNAFSGLVFMGGPMSVNDDLPWIPPVLELIRQAVAGGIPVLGHCLGGQLMAKALGGVVSVNPIKEIGWGEVNAASNPVAEAWLGEVKGFEAFHWHGETFSIPPDATIILANANCAHQGFAQDKHLALQCHVEMTEEMVKEWCDVGATEVQSSLSSPAVQSAEEIVRCLPERIQKLNVNASAIYSRWIQGLKHH, translated from the coding sequence ATGAAACCGGTTGCGATTTTTCGCCACGCTCGGAGCGAAGGTCCGGGCTATTTTGCCACATTCCTGAGCGAAAGAAATATTCCATGGGTCCTGATCAAAATAGACGAGGGTGCGCACCCACCTCAGGACGTGAATGCATTTTCCGGCCTGGTGTTCATGGGTGGCCCGATGAGTGTAAACGACGATCTGCCCTGGATACCTCCTGTTCTGGAACTGATCCGTCAGGCCGTGGCTGGCGGTATTCCTGTGTTAGGACACTGTCTTGGCGGGCAGTTGATGGCCAAGGCGTTGGGTGGCGTGGTGTCGGTCAATCCAATCAAGGAGATCGGGTGGGGCGAGGTGAACGCAGCAAGCAACCCGGTCGCCGAGGCGTGGCTTGGGGAAGTCAAAGGGTTCGAAGCTTTTCACTGGCACGGCGAGACATTTTCCATTCCGCCCGATGCTACCATCATCTTGGCGAACGCCAATTGTGCCCACCAGGGGTTTGCCCAGGACAAGCACCTGGCGCTGCAATGTCACGTCGAAATGACGGAGGAGATGGTAAAGGAATGGTGCGATGTCGGTGCGACCGAGGTGCAGTCATCTCTGAGCAGTCCTGCCGTGCAGTCCGCCGAGGAAATAGTGCGATGTTTGCCGGAGCGTATCCAGAAACTCAACGTAAACGCGTCTGCCATCTATAGCCGCTGGATACAGGGGCTGAAACATCACTGA
- the leuD gene encoding 3-isopropylmalate dehydratase small subunit: protein MEKFTHLNGLVAPLDRANVDTDAIIPKQFLKSIKRSGFGPNAFDEWRYLDHGEPGMDNSVRPLNPDFVLNQARYQGAQILLARENFGCGSSREHAPWALLDYGFRAIIAPSFADIFFNNCFKNGILPIVLDAADVDRLFNEVAAQEGYRLTVDLEAQTVATPGGHVFSFEVDSFRKYCLLHGLDDIGLTLQHAERITAYEERRRQSEPWVFE, encoded by the coding sequence ATGGAAAAATTTACCCACCTGAATGGCCTCGTGGCACCCTTGGATCGTGCCAATGTGGATACCGATGCCATCATTCCGAAGCAATTCCTGAAATCCATCAAGCGCAGCGGCTTCGGTCCCAACGCGTTCGACGAATGGCGCTATCTCGACCACGGTGAGCCGGGCATGGACAATTCCGTGCGTCCGCTCAACCCTGATTTCGTCCTTAACCAGGCACGTTACCAGGGCGCGCAAATTCTCCTCGCGCGCGAAAATTTCGGTTGCGGGTCGAGCCGGGAGCATGCCCCCTGGGCGCTGCTGGACTATGGCTTCCGCGCCATCATCGCCCCTAGTTTTGCCGATATCTTTTTCAACAACTGCTTCAAAAACGGCATCTTGCCGATCGTGCTGGATGCCGCCGACGTGGATCGACTGTTCAACGAGGTGGCGGCGCAGGAGGGCTATCGCCTGACGGTCGACCTGGAAGCGCAGACTGTCGCCACCCCCGGCGGACATGTTTTCAGCTTTGAAGTGGATAGCTTCCGCAAATACTGTCTGCTGCACGGCCTGGACGATATCGGCCTGACTTTGCAGCATGCCGAAAGGATAACTGCTTACGAAGAGCGGCGCCGCCAGTCGGAGCCGTGGGTGTTTGAATAA
- the folE2 gene encoding GTP cyclohydrolase FolE2: MSNCTVPCDGTTAACEIEDVQARHDTRQLAIDKVGIKSIRHPIKVADKSEGVQHTVAVFNMYVHLPHNFKGTHMSRFVEILNGYEREISVENFETMLREMVVRLEAESGHVEMSFPYFINKKAPISGVQSLLDYEVTFIGEIDKGQYRQTMKVIVPVTSLCPCSKKISDYGAHNQRSHVTVTARTNEMVWIEDIVRMVEEQASCELFGLLKRPDEKYVTERAYDNPKFVEDMVRDVAAVFNADKRIDAYIVESENFESIHNHSAYALIEKDKTAV, translated from the coding sequence ATGAGCAACTGCACTGTCCCCTGTGACGGAACCACCGCCGCCTGCGAGATCGAGGACGTTCAAGCCAGGCACGATACCCGCCAGCTGGCGATCGACAAGGTGGGCATCAAGTCCATCCGCCACCCGATCAAGGTGGCCGACAAGAGCGAGGGCGTTCAGCACACCGTAGCCGTGTTCAACATGTACGTGCATCTGCCCCACAACTTCAAGGGCACCCACATGTCGCGTTTCGTCGAAATCCTCAACGGATACGAGCGTGAGATTTCGGTGGAAAACTTCGAAACTATGCTGCGCGAAATGGTCGTGCGCCTGGAAGCCGAATCCGGCCACGTGGAAATGTCTTTCCCCTATTTCATCAACAAGAAGGCGCCGATTTCAGGCGTGCAGAGCCTGCTGGACTACGAAGTGACCTTCATCGGCGAAATCGACAAGGGCCAGTATCGCCAGACCATGAAAGTCATCGTCCCGGTCACCAGCCTGTGCCCTTGCTCGAAGAAGATTTCCGATTACGGCGCACACAACCAGCGCTCCCACGTCACGGTGACGGCGCGCACCAACGAAATGGTGTGGATCGAGGATATCGTGCGCATGGTGGAGGAACAGGCTTCATGCGAACTGTTCGGCCTGCTCAAGCGGCCCGACGAGAAATATGTCACCGAACGTGCCTACGACAACCCGAAGTTCGTCGAAGACATGGTGCGCGACGTGGCGGCGGTGTTCAACGCCGACAAGCGCATCGATGCCTACATCGTCGAATCGGAGAACTTCGAGTCGATTCATAACCACTCCGCCTACGCCCTCATCGAAAAGGACAAGACCGCGGTCTGA
- a CDS encoding CbiQ family ECF transporter T component: MAVPWGAFHFPSMIDLSIHPTTKILLWLVFAIAVQRFDFAVLALFSVIAILWMALAGGLSEGVLMLRRARWLLLSLLLIYAFATPGDPVLPLLGAFSPSLQGLRGGALQAWRLALLLVALALLLRSCPRENLLSGLYVLLRPFRKVGMNPERVAVRLWLTLHYAEQQTRQKMQAWREELRSALDPAPNVALHVSLELPAFTWRDAIVLVLATLLLGLALW, encoded by the coding sequence ATGGCTGTGCCGTGGGGGGCTTTTCATTTCCCGAGTATGATTGATTTGTCGATTCACCCTACAACAAAAATCCTGCTCTGGCTGGTCTTCGCCATTGCCGTTCAGCGCTTTGATTTTGCCGTGCTCGCGCTGTTTAGCGTGATCGCCATCTTGTGGATGGCGCTGGCTGGAGGCTTATCCGAAGGGGTGCTAATGCTGCGCCGCGCACGCTGGTTGCTGCTGTCGCTGTTGCTGATTTATGCGTTTGCTACTCCCGGGGACCCGGTTTTGCCATTGCTGGGAGCCTTCAGTCCTTCGCTTCAAGGTTTGCGCGGCGGAGCGCTGCAGGCGTGGCGACTGGCGCTGTTGCTGGTTGCGCTTGCGCTTTTACTGCGTTCTTGTCCACGAGAGAACTTGTTGAGCGGCCTTTACGTGCTATTACGCCCATTTCGCAAGGTAGGTATGAATCCTGAGCGTGTTGCGGTGCGACTCTGGCTCACTTTGCACTATGCCGAGCAGCAAACCCGGCAGAAAATGCAAGCCTGGCGGGAAGAGCTGCGCAGCGCACTCGATCCTGCTCCGAATGTCGCGCTTCATGTTTCTCTCGAACTGCCTGCTTTTACCTGGCGCGATGCCATAGTGCTGGTGCTGGCAACGCTCTTGCTGGGATTGGCATTATGGTAA
- the asd gene encoding aspartate-semialdehyde dehydrogenase, whose translation MMQVGLVGWRGMVGSVLMQRMREERDFDVIDPVFFTTSNPGGKGPDIGKDVPPLKDAKDINELKAMDAIISCQGGDYTKEVYGELRAAGWQGYWIDAASTLRMKDDAIIILDPVNQNVIKDGLAKGIKTYVGGNCTVSLMLMAIGGLFEKGLVEWISPMTYQAASGAGARNMRELIQQMGAVNGEVKGLLDDPASAILEIDKKVADFIRSDKYPLDAWPVPLAGSLIPWIDVQLESGQSKEEWKAQVECNKILGRSGNQVPIDGLCVRVGAMRCHSQALTIKMTKDVPLDEIHGIIAAHNAWVKVVPNDREITMKELTPAAVTGTLTVPVGRMRKLTMGPQYLSAFTVGDQLLWGAAEPLRRMLRMLVES comes from the coding sequence ATGATGCAAGTAGGTCTGGTTGGCTGGCGTGGCATGGTGGGTTCGGTGTTGATGCAGCGCATGCGCGAGGAGCGCGATTTCGACGTTATCGACCCGGTGTTCTTTACTACCTCCAACCCCGGCGGCAAGGGGCCGGACATCGGCAAGGACGTGCCGCCGCTCAAGGATGCGAAAGACATCAATGAACTAAAGGCGATGGACGCCATCATTTCCTGCCAGGGGGGAGACTACACCAAGGAAGTGTACGGTGAACTGCGTGCCGCCGGCTGGCAGGGCTACTGGATCGACGCCGCTTCCACGCTGCGCATGAAGGACGACGCCATCATCATCCTCGATCCGGTCAACCAGAACGTGATCAAGGACGGCCTGGCCAAGGGCATCAAGACCTACGTCGGCGGCAACTGCACCGTCAGCCTGATGCTGATGGCTATCGGCGGCCTGTTCGAGAAAGGGCTGGTCGAGTGGATCAGCCCCATGACCTACCAGGCAGCGTCCGGTGCCGGCGCGCGCAACATGCGCGAACTGATCCAGCAGATGGGCGCAGTCAACGGCGAGGTCAAGGGCTTGCTGGACGACCCCGCTTCGGCGATCCTGGAGATCGACAAAAAAGTGGCGGACTTCATCCGCTCGGACAAGTATCCTCTTGATGCATGGCCCGTGCCGCTGGCCGGCTCCCTGATTCCGTGGATCGACGTCCAGCTGGAATCCGGCCAGAGCAAGGAAGAATGGAAAGCGCAGGTGGAGTGCAACAAGATCCTGGGCCGCAGCGGCAACCAGGTTCCCATCGACGGTTTGTGCGTACGCGTCGGCGCCATGCGCTGCCACAGCCAGGCGCTGACCATCAAGATGACCAAGGATGTGCCGCTGGACGAAATTCACGGCATCATTGCCGCGCACAACGCCTGGGTCAAGGTCGTGCCGAACGACCGCGAGATCACCATGAAAGAGCTCACCCCGGCTGCAGTGACCGGAACGCTGACGGTGCCGGTAGGCCGCATGCGCAAGCTCACCATGGGACCGCAGTATTTGTCAGCCTTCACCGTGGGCGACCAGCTATTGTGGGGTGCGGCCGAGCCGCTGCGCCGCATGCTGCGTATGTTGGTTGAGTCTTGA
- the leuB gene encoding 3-isopropylmalate dehydrogenase, with product MKIAVLPGDGIGPEIVAQAVKVLKALASDGLKVELEQAHIGGAGYDAAGDPLPDATMKLAQDSDAVLLGAVGGWQYDTLPRPMRPEQGLLRIRKGMGVFANLRPALLYPELASASTLKPEVVSGLDIMIVRELTGDIYFGQPRGIQVNDKGEREGINTMRYCESEIRRIAKVGYEIAMKRSRKLCSVDKANVLETTELWREIVTGMNKDYPEVELSHMYVDNAAMQLVRAPKQFDVMITGNIFGDILSDEASMLTGSIGMLPSASLDANNKGLYEPSHGSAPDIAGKDIANPLATILSVAMMLRYTFNNEEAAGRIENAVKNVLAQGYRTADIYTEGTRKASCSEMGAAVVAAL from the coding sequence ATGAAAATCGCAGTCTTGCCCGGTGACGGCATCGGCCCGGAAATCGTGGCTCAAGCAGTAAAAGTACTAAAAGCGTTGGCCAGCGACGGTCTGAAGGTCGAGCTGGAACAGGCGCATATCGGCGGTGCGGGTTACGACGCGGCGGGCGATCCCTTGCCGGACGCCACCATGAAGCTGGCGCAGGATTCCGATGCCGTGTTGCTCGGCGCCGTGGGCGGCTGGCAATACGACACCCTGCCGCGGCCGATGCGCCCGGAGCAGGGTTTGCTGCGCATTCGCAAGGGCATGGGCGTGTTCGCCAATCTGCGTCCGGCGCTGCTCTATCCCGAACTGGCGAGCGCTTCCACGCTCAAGCCAGAAGTGGTGTCCGGCCTGGATATCATGATCGTGCGCGAGCTCACGGGGGATATTTATTTCGGCCAGCCGCGCGGCATCCAGGTTAATGATAAAGGCGAGCGCGAAGGCATCAATACCATGCGTTATTGCGAATCCGAAATCCGCCGCATCGCCAAGGTGGGCTACGAAATCGCCATGAAGCGCAGCCGCAAGCTGTGTTCCGTGGACAAGGCCAACGTGCTGGAAACCACGGAACTGTGGCGCGAGATCGTGACCGGCATGAACAAGGACTACCCCGAGGTCGAACTTTCGCACATGTACGTGGACAACGCCGCGATGCAACTGGTGCGCGCGCCCAAACAGTTCGACGTGATGATCACCGGCAACATCTTCGGCGATATTCTGTCCGACGAGGCTTCCATGCTGACGGGTTCCATTGGCATGCTGCCTTCGGCATCGCTGGACGCCAACAACAAGGGCTTGTACGAGCCGAGCCACGGCTCCGCGCCGGACATCGCCGGCAAGGATATCGCCAACCCGCTGGCGACCATTCTCTCGGTGGCGATGATGCTGCGCTATACCTTCAACAACGAGGAAGCGGCGGGTCGCATCGAAAATGCGGTGAAAAACGTGCTGGCCCAGGGCTATCGTACCGCGGATATCTATACCGAAGGCACGAGGAAGGCATCGTGCAGTGAAATGGGCGCCGCAGTCGTGGCGGCCCTGTAA
- a CDS encoding retropepsin-like aspartic protease family protein — protein sequence MQKIYSSLTLVGVLLFPATSFATDISVAGLFSDRALVTINGGTQKLLRVGEKTPEGVKLIGANSNQAILEVDGKRMTLGLGQGTSTGGAQESGGAAKVILTADSQGHFITTGSINGNSTRFLVDTGATTIAMSSAEAKRLGLSYQNGERGYSSTANGIVPVYRISLNNVKVGDISLNGVSASVHESPMPVVLLGMSFLNRVNMKREGDSMVLTKRY from the coding sequence GTGCAAAAGATTTATTCTAGCCTGACTCTCGTCGGCGTGCTGCTATTCCCGGCCACCTCCTTCGCCACCGATATCAGCGTAGCCGGCCTGTTCAGCGACAGAGCGCTGGTCACCATCAACGGCGGGACGCAGAAACTGCTCAGGGTGGGCGAAAAAACACCGGAAGGCGTGAAGCTGATCGGTGCGAATTCGAATCAGGCGATACTGGAGGTTGACGGCAAGCGGATGACGCTGGGACTGGGACAAGGCACCTCGACGGGAGGCGCGCAGGAATCCGGGGGAGCGGCCAAGGTGATCCTGACCGCAGATTCCCAGGGACATTTCATCACTACGGGCAGCATCAACGGTAATTCCACGCGCTTTCTCGTGGACACCGGCGCCACGACGATTGCCATGAGCAGCGCCGAAGCCAAGCGCCTCGGTCTTTCATACCAGAACGGGGAACGCGGCTATTCCTCGACCGCCAACGGGATCGTACCGGTCTACCGTATCAGTCTGAATAACGTAAAAGTAGGCGACATCAGCCTCAACGGCGTGTCGGCCTCGGTGCATGAAAGCCCCATGCCGGTGGTGTTGCTCGGCATGAGCTTCCTCAACCGCGTCAACATGAAACGCGAGGGAGACAGCATGGTACTGACCAAACGCTATTAA